Proteins found in one Cyanobium sp. ATX 6F1 genomic segment:
- a CDS encoding mechanosensitive ion channel family protein — translation MDVLQRLLLALGLTASLILLRVLSRRHPRGLASPPTRLPLAAILAWFLSSSLPLVWLPEALRPWWSTSSVLLISYALISLGEWAFLELPAALGLWAKPPKILRDLGILAVGAALTVVVLQQQARINLVGLVTTSAVLTAVIGLAAQETLKDLFAGITLQIDNPFREGDWIEVDGFKGFVVSLTLMNTIVKGMDGSLQVLPNSKVASDVLKRFGPNDPVGNRFSLGLDYALSPAQARQLLLQVVRQHPRVLSSEESRVWVGAYAESAITYELMVWHLGAGEASRLQIRSELLEQFWFALQRAGHSIPYPVRELRRKRQASADADPSLTSLEQRQRLLRSNHLFALLGEEQLSTLASLSLTRRFGPGETIVREGDAGDSLYQLVQGQVEVLKANADGSPTSVARLGAGEIFGEMTLCLDAPRSATVRTLEECLLLEVSRAALQPLLADDTALLEELAGLVNARRAQLERLENEATPLHDKQLFERMRELFSSLLG, via the coding sequence ATGGACGTGCTGCAACGGCTGCTGCTGGCCCTCGGTCTCACCGCCAGCCTGATCCTGCTGCGGGTCCTCAGCCGTCGCCATCCGCGAGGCCTCGCCTCCCCCCCCACCCGTCTGCCCCTGGCGGCGATCTTGGCCTGGTTCCTGAGCAGCAGCCTGCCGTTGGTCTGGCTGCCGGAGGCCCTCCGCCCCTGGTGGAGCACCTCGTCCGTACTGCTGATCAGCTACGCCCTGATCAGCCTGGGGGAGTGGGCGTTCCTGGAACTGCCCGCGGCCCTGGGCCTGTGGGCCAAACCTCCCAAGATCCTTCGCGATCTGGGCATCCTGGCCGTGGGGGCAGCGCTCACGGTGGTGGTGCTGCAACAACAGGCCCGCATCAACCTGGTGGGACTGGTGACCACCTCAGCGGTGCTCACCGCCGTGATCGGCCTCGCGGCCCAGGAAACCCTCAAAGACCTGTTCGCGGGCATCACTCTTCAGATCGACAATCCCTTTCGTGAAGGCGACTGGATCGAGGTGGACGGGTTCAAGGGCTTCGTGGTTTCACTCACCCTGATGAACACGATCGTCAAGGGCATGGACGGGTCCCTGCAAGTGCTCCCCAACAGCAAGGTGGCCTCAGATGTGCTGAAGCGATTCGGTCCGAACGATCCGGTGGGCAACCGCTTCAGCCTCGGCCTCGATTACGCCCTGTCTCCCGCCCAGGCCCGGCAGCTGCTTCTGCAGGTGGTCCGCCAGCACCCCCGCGTGCTCAGCAGTGAGGAATCGCGGGTCTGGGTGGGGGCCTACGCCGAGAGCGCGATCACCTACGAGCTGATGGTGTGGCACCTCGGTGCAGGAGAAGCCAGCCGCCTCCAGATCCGCAGTGAACTGCTGGAACAGTTCTGGTTCGCACTCCAGCGGGCAGGCCACAGCATTCCCTATCCGGTGCGCGAATTGCGCCGCAAGCGTCAGGCGAGCGCCGACGCGGATCCCTCGCTCACATCGCTGGAGCAGCGGCAGCGGTTGCTGCGCTCCAACCACCTGTTCGCGCTTCTGGGGGAAGAGCAGCTGAGCACCCTGGCCTCCCTGAGCCTGACGCGGCGCTTTGGTCCCGGCGAAACGATCGTGCGCGAGGGCGATGCCGGGGACTCGCTGTATCAACTGGTGCAAGGCCAGGTGGAAGTGCTCAAAGCAAACGCCGACGGCAGCCCCACCTCCGTCGCCCGGCTCGGAGCGGGGGAGATCTTCGGGGAGATGACCCTCTGCCTCGATGCCCCCCGCAGTGCCACCGTGCGCACCCTCGAGGAATGCCTGCTGCTGGAGGTGAGTCGTGCAGCGCTGCAGCCCTTACTGGCCGACGACACCGCCCTGCTGGAGGAGCTGGCGGGCCTGGTGAATGCCCGCCGGGCCCAGCTCGAACGCCTCGAAAACGAAGCGACACCCCTCCATGACAAGCAGCTGTTCGAGCGCATGCG
- a CDS encoding DUF3307 domain-containing protein encodes MFPDPSHHPHALDLFLMLAMGHFVGDFALQSDRMATEKCPGHDVTLPWYWWLGSHAAIHGFLVGAITGVPLLGLAEWVAHALTDFGKCRHLYRLPGDQAIHLTTKLFWTWLVVRS; translated from the coding sequence ATGTTTCCAGACCCCTCCCATCACCCGCATGCGCTGGACCTGTTCCTGATGCTGGCCATGGGGCATTTCGTGGGGGACTTCGCTCTGCAGAGCGACCGGATGGCCACAGAAAAGTGTCCGGGCCATGATGTCACGCTTCCTTGGTACTGGTGGCTGGGCTCCCATGCCGCCATCCATGGCTTCCTGGTGGGTGCGATCACCGGCGTGCCCCTGCTGGGGTTGGCGGAATGGGTGGCCCACGCCCTCACCGACTTCGGCAAGTGCCGGCATCTCTACCGCCTGCCGGGTGATCAGGCCATCCACCTGACCACCAAGCTTTTTTGGACCTGGCTGGTGGTGCGATCCTGA
- a CDS encoding CHASE2 domain-containing protein — MGRSSRPNRLSRALLLTAPYGAAALLVAALRFTGIGESLNLLLYDLITYLRPAPAGTTTPITLIGISEGDISRFGWPIDDQLLCRAIDTLSADGARAIGFDLYRNKGVGPQQECLRRQARSNPRLVSIFNVAESIGPIPGTPSDRQAFNDLVVDADGVVRRDLLHVAGQDAATVALPLRLVEVFRGNGELRSRLDTSPNAEGWLERDSGGYFNLDAAGYQQMLAFHRPGSFPLWSLDQLLNRQVPQAQIRGRIVLIGSTAPSLRDLFNVPYTRFVLTARQMQMPGVELHANRTAALLALADGRPLGLRALPGWSGMLLLVLGLGLGVALGESFATLRRSILAVTAVLLLGLGGAVALLLNGVWLQTTLPLAGLTLMAGAAWLRRGAASQQQRQQIQRLLGQTTSPAVAQQLWEQRDELLSDGRFEGRLLAVTVIFSDTCDFTTLSERLKPADLLAWLNRGMALCVPAITERGGMVNKFTGDGFLAVFGAPLGKGEVADASEAIDAALAIQHGLEQLNRDLAADGEPPMRMRIGIHSGAVLAGSMGSSERLEYAIIGDTVNCASRLESSEKARQNGLCRVLVSSVTRDLVLQNGANTMNWEPWGSLQVKGRTEPLDVWELRGSAPAASPANPPR, encoded by the coding sequence ATGGGCCGATCGTCGCGACCCAATCGTTTAAGCCGGGCGCTGCTGCTGACGGCCCCCTACGGAGCGGCGGCGCTGTTGGTGGCGGCCCTGCGCTTCACGGGCATCGGTGAATCGCTCAACCTGCTGCTCTACGACCTGATCACCTACCTGCGGCCTGCTCCCGCCGGTACCACCACACCGATCACGCTCATCGGGATCAGCGAAGGAGACATCTCGCGCTTCGGCTGGCCGATCGATGACCAGCTGCTCTGCCGGGCGATCGACACCCTCAGCGCCGATGGCGCCCGGGCGATCGGCTTCGATCTCTACCGCAACAAGGGCGTCGGCCCCCAGCAGGAGTGCCTGCGCCGCCAGGCACGCAGCAACCCGCGGTTGGTGTCGATCTTCAATGTGGCCGAATCGATCGGCCCGATCCCGGGCACCCCGAGCGATCGCCAGGCCTTCAACGACCTGGTGGTGGACGCCGATGGGGTGGTACGCCGGGACCTGCTCCATGTGGCCGGCCAGGACGCCGCCACCGTGGCCCTCCCCCTGCGGCTGGTAGAAGTGTTCCGCGGCAACGGCGAGCTGCGCAGCCGGCTGGACACCAGCCCCAACGCCGAGGGTTGGCTCGAGCGCGATTCAGGCGGATACTTCAACCTCGATGCCGCCGGCTACCAGCAGATGCTGGCGTTCCATCGGCCGGGCAGTTTTCCCCTCTGGAGCCTCGATCAGCTGCTCAACCGGCAGGTGCCCCAAGCACAGATCCGCGGGCGGATCGTGCTGATCGGCAGCACCGCCCCCTCCCTGCGCGATCTGTTCAACGTTCCTTACACCCGCTTCGTGCTGACGGCCCGCCAGATGCAGATGCCCGGCGTGGAACTCCATGCCAACCGCACCGCCGCCCTGCTGGCGCTCGCCGACGGGCGACCCCTTGGGCTGCGGGCCCTGCCGGGCTGGAGCGGCATGCTGCTGCTGGTGCTGGGCCTGGGGCTCGGAGTAGCCCTGGGGGAAAGCTTCGCCACCCTGCGGCGCAGCATCCTCGCCGTGACGGCGGTGCTGCTGCTGGGCCTGGGCGGCGCGGTAGCCCTGCTGCTGAACGGGGTGTGGCTGCAAACCACCCTGCCCCTGGCGGGCCTGACGCTGATGGCGGGGGCGGCCTGGTTGCGCCGCGGGGCCGCCAGCCAGCAACAGCGCCAGCAGATCCAACGGCTGCTCGGCCAGACCACCTCACCGGCGGTGGCCCAGCAGCTCTGGGAGCAACGGGATGAACTGCTCAGCGACGGGCGCTTTGAGGGGCGCCTGCTGGCGGTCACCGTGATCTTCTCCGACACCTGCGATTTCACCACCCTTTCCGAGCGCCTCAAACCGGCGGATCTGCTGGCCTGGCTGAACCGCGGCATGGCCCTCTGCGTCCCCGCCATCACCGAGCGCGGCGGCATGGTCAACAAGTTCACCGGCGATGGGTTCCTGGCGGTGTTCGGGGCACCGTTGGGCAAGGGGGAGGTGGCCGACGCGAGCGAAGCGATCGACGCCGCCCTGGCGATCCAGCACGGCCTGGAGCAACTCAACCGCGACCTGGCCGCCGACGGCGAGCCGCCGATGCGCATGCGCATCGGGATTCATTCCGGCGCTGTGCTGGCGGGCTCGATGGGAAGCAGCGAGCGGCTGGAATACGCGATCATCGGTGACACGGTCAACTGCGCCTCACGGCTGGAAAGCTCCGAGAAAGCGCGTCAGAACGGCCTCTGCCGGGTGCTGGTTTCCTCGGTGACGCGCGATCTGGTGCTTCAGAACGGCGCCAACACGATGAATTGGGAACCCTGGGGCAGCCTGCAGGTGAAGGGCCGAACGGAACCCCTCGACGTCTGGGAGCTCAGGGGCAGCGCACCGGCAGCGTCGCCGGCCAATCCGCCCCGATGA
- a CDS encoding ShlB/FhaC/HecB family hemolysin secretion/activation protein translates to MFTLPLLAQLVAPPVQQGPVRLPGPGATEQRPDRDRPAPKIDGLPVEPEVPATPVPTPTGPGAPSTSRQALPEIRGFKRYSSAELSKILAPCLAISDPAERLKACAASLTARLVADGYVNSRVFVETSPAPGRLEVVEGKIVEVRVNAKSAWLSRRVTRLLRPLQGEVLNLAEVERQLRLLQRQAGIKSIRSNLSRLGSDPTQAVLTVNVELGSQPLQGDLSLRNDGSSGSGEGRAVATLVKGGLAAPGDILLLYGELDFNNDPSLGALITSASYTYPLSDQVNLTGSFGYSRRNLIELPAPANDFSTRQFQGLGQLEWVFKETLTQRWAAFAGLSINRSDTYLSGQALPSFLPESVRSPRTGYLRVGLSGSGLSNSVGWSGNVYLLQGIGALTPDKQINELTQVGVVPGQATALGGLVSAAWGFAPNWQLNLRAGGQVAFNPLTPSMQFTLGSDVGLRGLPGQLISGDNGWLGTSEVVWTFWQKKKNALQLVPFFGYGGINTKLQGLNFTDYIGSTGVLTRWLAGDKWTLEAGWVNQLGANTNVGPWADWTLSKGFYGKVQYRF, encoded by the coding sequence ATGTTCACTCTGCCCTTGCTGGCCCAGCTGGTGGCCCCACCAGTTCAGCAGGGGCCGGTACGGTTGCCGGGGCCGGGCGCCACCGAGCAACGACCCGATCGGGACCGTCCGGCCCCGAAGATTGATGGGCTGCCGGTGGAGCCAGAGGTCCCGGCCACCCCCGTGCCAACTCCCACCGGCCCCGGCGCACCCAGCACCAGCCGCCAGGCGCTGCCCGAAATCCGCGGTTTCAAGCGCTATTCCAGTGCCGAACTGAGCAAGATCCTCGCGCCCTGCCTGGCGATCAGCGATCCAGCCGAGCGTCTGAAGGCCTGCGCCGCCAGCCTCACCGCCCGGTTGGTGGCCGATGGCTACGTCAACAGCCGCGTCTTCGTCGAAACCAGCCCGGCGCCCGGCCGCCTGGAGGTGGTGGAAGGGAAGATCGTGGAGGTGCGGGTCAACGCCAAGAGTGCCTGGCTGAGTCGCCGGGTGACCCGGCTGCTGCGGCCGCTCCAGGGCGAGGTGCTCAACCTGGCCGAGGTGGAGCGCCAACTGCGGCTGCTGCAGCGCCAGGCGGGCATCAAGAGCATCCGCAGCAACCTCTCGCGCCTGGGCAGCGACCCCACCCAGGCCGTACTGACGGTGAATGTGGAGTTGGGCAGCCAGCCCCTCCAAGGTGACCTCTCCCTGCGCAACGACGGCTCCAGCGGCTCCGGCGAGGGCCGGGCCGTGGCCACCCTGGTGAAGGGGGGGCTCGCCGCCCCCGGCGACATCCTGTTGCTCTACGGCGAACTCGACTTCAACAACGACCCCTCCCTGGGGGCCTTGATCACATCCGCCAGCTACACCTACCCGCTGAGCGACCAGGTCAACCTCACGGGCTCCTTCGGCTACAGCCGCCGCAACCTGATCGAGCTCCCCGCCCCGGCGAACGACTTCAGCACCCGGCAGTTCCAGGGCCTCGGGCAGCTGGAGTGGGTGTTCAAGGAAACCCTGACCCAGCGCTGGGCTGCCTTCGCCGGCCTGAGCATCAACCGCAGCGACACCTACCTCTCGGGCCAGGCCCTGCCCAGTTTCCTGCCCGAGAGTGTGCGCTCCCCGCGCACGGGCTACCTGCGGGTGGGGCTGAGCGGCAGCGGGCTGAGCAACTCCGTGGGCTGGAGTGGCAACGTCTACCTGTTGCAGGGCATCGGTGCCCTCACCCCCGACAAGCAGATCAACGAATTGACCCAGGTGGGCGTTGTCCCGGGCCAGGCCACGGCCCTGGGGGGTCTGGTGTCAGCGGCCTGGGGTTTCGCCCCCAACTGGCAACTGAACCTGCGGGCCGGGGGGCAGGTGGCCTTCAACCCGCTCACCCCCTCGATGCAGTTCACCCTCGGCTCCGACGTGGGCCTGCGCGGCCTGCCCGGTCAGCTGATCAGCGGCGACAACGGCTGGCTGGGCACCAGTGAGGTGGTCTGGACCTTCTGGCAGAAGAAAAAGAACGCCTTGCAACTGGTGCCCTTCTTCGGCTACGGCGGCATCAACACCAAGCTGCAGGGCCTCAACTTCACCGACTACATCGGCTCCACCGGCGTTCTCACCCGCTGGCTGGCCGGCGACAAGTGGACGTTGGAGGCCGGCTGGGTGAATCAGCTCGGCGCCAACACCAACGTCGGCCCATGGGCCGACTGGACCCTGAGCAAGGGCTTCTACGGCAAGGTGCAATACCGGTTCTGA